Proteins encoded in a region of the Pelmatolapia mariae isolate MD_Pm_ZW linkage group LG16_19, Pm_UMD_F_2, whole genome shotgun sequence genome:
- the mtfr1l gene encoding mitochondrial fission regulator 1-like, with translation MEAETEVIPIWQNKPHGSTRSVVRRIGSTLPLKPPQRACFQELPGLPSLRPMDGPMVPTLADIAWIVADEEETYARVRSDTRPLKHEWRPTPLLVLHRNSSVPNFRREGKRMEGLKKPGVTALNRTTALQDELSRLRAQIAKIVASDSGSNPLTPDLLSPDDTSMSFSMAPFETASYQPAPTAAASFVISDVTEEEEPEEEEDEKDAVSVVSELVPDPLPPVSMTASATFDLDRPSMDFREAEEDTVSLSKSTSFADVMDILKDMNRMKMSKDRYNRGCTSLREEDSASLISEALRKKFVLKDEDAASVKRK, from the exons ATGGAAGCAGAAACG GAAGTTATACCCATCTGGCAAAATAAGCCTCATGGATCCACGCGCAGTGTTGTGAGAAGAATAGGTTCCACTCTTCCACTTAAACCTCCTCAAAGGGCATGTTTCCAG GAGCTACCAGGTCTGCCTTCTCTTCGTCCAATGGACGGGCCTATGGTTCCTACCTTGGCAGACATAGCCTGGATTGTTGCAGATGAAGAGGAGACATATGCCAGAGTGAG AAGTGACACACGTCCTCTGAAACACGAATGGCGACCCACACCGCTCCTGGTGCTTCACAGGAATTCATCTGTGCCCAATTTTCGCCGTGAGGGCAAAAGGATGGAGGGGCTGAAGAAGCCCGGCGTGACTGCACTGAACCGTACTACAGCACTGCAGGATGAGCTCAGCAGACTTCGAGCGCAGATCGCTAAAATTGTGGCAAGTGATTCAG gcTCTAACCCCCTCACCCCAGATCTGCTCTCGCCCGATGACACAAGCATGAGCTTTTCCATGGCGCCTTTTGAGACGGCGTCCTACCAGCCGGCTCCCACGGCGGCTGCTTCCTTTGTCATCAGCGACGtcacagaggaagaagaaccggaggaagaggaagatgagaaaGATGCCGTCTCTGTGGTTTCAGAGCTGGTCCCTGACCCTCTGCCCCCTGTTTCTATGACAGCATCAGCTACCTTTGATTTGGACAGGCCTAGCATGGACTTCCGGGAGGCAGAGGAGGATACAGTGTCGCTATCAAAGTCCACCAGTTTTGCTGATGTTATGGACATCCTGAAGGACATGAACCGCATGAAGATGAGCAAAGACAG GTACAACAGAGGCTGCACTTCCCTCAGGGAGGAGGACTCTGCCTCGCTGATTTCAGAAGCTCTGAGGAAAAAGTTTGTCCTGAAGGATGAAGATGCTGCCTCTGTGAAAAGAAAGTAG